A stretch of the Ananas comosus cultivar F153 linkage group 14, ASM154086v1, whole genome shotgun sequence genome encodes the following:
- the LOC109720150 gene encoding uncharacterized protein LOC109720150, with product MRRFDLEVVARDVPAILAALVVQPTLLEQIKERQSSDPYLQKVRCEVKSGRGDDFAVGSDGALRFRNRLCMPKDEEIQKAILQEAHQSPYSVHPGKLQSLPIPVWKWENIAMDFIVGLSCSQTGHDTIWVIVDRLTKSAHFLPIHATWSGDKLAQVYLDEIEAEEKVRLVRQRLLTAQSRQHKHRKNLEFAVGDRVFLKVSPMRGIKRFGV from the exons ATGCGGCGGTTTGATCTTGAGGTAGTAGCTCGAGATGTACCAGCTATTCTTGCCGCTCTTgttgttcaaccgaccttattggaacAGATTAAAGAACGTCAATCTTCAGatccgtatctccaaaaggtacgGTGTGAAGTTAAGAGCGGACGTGGTGATGATTTTGCAGTAGGGTCAGATGGAGCACTTCGGTTTCGCAACCGGTTATGCATGCCTAAAGACGAGGAGATTCAGAAAGCTATATTACAGGAAGCTCATCAGTCACCTTATAGTGTACATCCag GAAAGTTGCAGAGCTTACCTATTCCTGTCTGGAAGTGGGAGAACATTGCGATGGATTTCATTGTTGGATTATCTTGCTCACAGACTGGACATGacactatttgggtgattgttgaTCGACTTACGAAATCGGCgcatttcttgccgattcatGCTACTTGGTCAGGGGACAAGTTAGCACAGGTGTAcctcgacgagatt gaagcggAGGAAAAGGTACGCCTAGTCCGCCAGAGATTGTTGACGGCCCAGTCACGGCAACATAAGCACCGAAAGAACTTGGAGTTTGCGGTTGGCGATCGAGTATTCTTGAAGGTGTCGCCTATGCGCGGGATAAAGAGATTTGGTGTTTGA
- the LOC109719935 gene encoding uncharacterized protein LOC109719935: MSRQTTTATSGSQDVPIPEVSATVTPVPPTVPPVVSGPSNFDLTALEAERARFVKVLRAFMRFNPPMFDRKEADLWIVETWLTAMEALFEDIYTLERDKVPLAAHCFEKDAQIWWQNAKKNRAPNLSPITWDEFRELLFMEYFPDSGKRKMKEDFRKLRQGNRSVREYEREFTHLVNCVPDMIHSDRDRAECFERGLRPDIFKVINALKLKTFEEVLDRALWVERGNAIARDERKSFEREREKEKGKKRTTSGAGGQSSSKRPPRYPRSQSRYQGPLRCVICGGSHRLTACTQRGGRCYRCGQPGHLSRECSTGPSSTQSAASVQSPFRQRAGLPPAMLAGRSFVPRQYETPRPAPSSRVDTPRPAPSGRVFAAQAEEPAVVDDVVAGIVLIYGTRSRALFDTGASHSFISSSFAKMHDIEISDSADAWWVYAPEHTFSVHEVCAACPVQIDDWIMPADLLVLNRMKGFDVILRMDWLTKCYATIDCKSKVITFQEPGQKEIVYRACKSSLFALTVSTSRARKLISSGCAAYLATVVETQKELPVLGDILVVREFPDVFSAELPGLPPDRKIEFVIDLVPETAPISKALYRMAPAELRELKAQLQDLMDKGFVKPSVSPWGAPVLFVKKKDGTLRLCVDYRELNKVTIKNKYPLPRIDDLFDQLQGSRVYSKIDLQSGYHQLKIKPENVHKTAFRTRHGHYEFTVMPFGLTNAPAAFMDLMNMIFKLLLDQCVVVFIDDILIFSQSNEEYEEHLRMVMQILREKQLYAKLKKCDFWLREVAFLGHVISEGGVAVDPKKVEAIKDWPRPTTVAEIRSFLGLAGYYRRFVEGFAKITTPLTRLTHKGAKYIWSEECDRSFQELKERLTLTPILALPSSGESFVVYSDASYSGLGCVLM; encoded by the coding sequence ATGTCGCGACAGACGACAACAGCAACATCTGGGAGTCAGGATGTACCTATACCTGAGGTGTCGGCGACAGTGACCCCTGTTCCACCGACTGTTCCTCCAGTGGTTTCTGGGCCCTCTAATTTTGATTTGACCGCATTAGAGGCTGAGCGCGCGCGATTTGTAAAGGTACTGAGGGCGTTTATGCGGTTTAATCCGCCTATGTTTGATAGAAAAGAGGCAGATCTGTGGATAGTGGAGACATGGCTTACAGCGATGGAAGCATTATTtgaggatatctataccctaGAAAGGGACAAGGTTCCTTTGGCAGCACACTGTTTTGAGAAGGATGCGCAGATTTGGTGGCAAAATGCTAAGAAGAATCGTGCTCCAAACCTATCACCGATTACCTGGGATGAATTCCGGGAGCTACTGTTTATGGAATATTTCCCTGATAGTggtaaaagaaaaatgaaagaagatTTTCGCAAGTTAAGACAAGGGAACCGTTCAGTGCGGGAATACGAACGAGAGTTTACACATTTGGTGAATTGTGTACCCGATATGATTCACAGTGATCGAGATCGAGCAGAGTGCTTTGAGCGGGGGTTGCGACCTGACATATTCAAGGTAATCAATGCTTTGAAGTTAAAAACTTTTGAGGAAGTCCTCGATCGAGCTCTTTGGGTTGAGCGCGGGAATGCGATTGCTCGTGATGAACGCAAATCGTTTGAAAGAGAacgagaaaaggaaaaaggaaagaagaggaCCACTAGTGGTGCCGGCGGACAGTCGAGCTCTAAACGGCCCCCTCGGTATCCACGTTCTCAGTCGAGGTATCAGGGACCCCtgagatgtgtgatttgtggcggGAGTCATCGACTGACAGCCTGTACGCAGCGTGGGGGAAGATGTTACCGGTGTGGACAGCCAGGACACCTGAGTCGGGAGTGCTCGACTGGACCATCGTCTACCCAGTCCGCAGCTTCAGTTCAGTCACCTTTCAGACAGCGTGCGGGTCTCCCACCTGCTATGTTAGCTGGACGTTCTTTTGTGCCGCGCCAGTATGAGACACCTCGACCTGCACCGAGTAGCCGTGTGGACACACCTCGACCTGCACCGAGTGGTCGTGTATTTGCAGCCCAGGCAGAGGAGCCGGCCGTCGTTgatgacgtcgtggcaggtatagtTTTAATTTATGGCACTAGatctcgtgcattatttgatacaggtgcatcacattcattcatcagtagctCATTTGCTAAGATGCATGATATTGAGATTTCGGATAGTGCGGATGCCTGGTGGGTGTATGCCCCTGAGCACACATTTAGTGTCCACGAGGTGTGTGCGGCGTGTCCAGTACAGATTGatgattggattatgcctgcAGATTTGTTAGTGCTAAACCGTATGAAAGGCTTTGATGTGATCCTTCGGATGGATTGGCTTACAAAGTgctatgccacgattgattgtaaaAGTAAAGTAATTACTTTTCAGGAACCCGGGCAAAAAGAAATTGTGTATCGGGCGTGCAAGAGTTCGCTCTTTGCGTTAACAGTATCGACGTCGAGAGCGAGAAAGTTGATTAGTAGTGGATGTGCGGCTTATTTGGCAACAGTTGTGGAGACTCAGAAGGAACTTCCAGTACTTGGAGATATTCTAGTAGTTCGAGAGTTTCCTGACGTGTTTtctgcggagttaccgggattgccaccggatcggAAAattgagttcgttattgacttggttcccgagacggcgccaatttcgaaggctctgtACAGAATGGCACCAGCTGAGTTGAGGGAGCTAAAAGCTCAGTTGCAGGATTTAatggataaaggctttgtgaagcctagtgtatcaccgtggggagctccagttctgtttgtaaagaagaaagacggaacGCTTCGGCTTTGCGTTGACTATCGCGAGCTGAACAAAGTCACaattaagaataaatatccgTTGCCgcgaattgatgacttatttgatcagttgcaagggtcacgggtatactcgaagattgatctccaatcaggttaccaccaattgaagatcaaaccaGAGAATGTGCACAAGACAGCGTTTCGCACTCGTCATGGTCACtacgagttcacagtgatgccgtttgggctgaccaatgcccctgcagcattcatggatctaatgaacaTGATCTTTAAGCTGCTGTTGGATCAGTGTGTCGTAGTATTTATTGACGACATCTTGATCTTTTCCCAAAGTAATGAGGAGTACGAGGAACACTTAAGAATGGTGATGCAAATACTGCGGGAGAAACAGTTGTATGCtaaattgaagaaatgtgattttTGGCTGCGGGAGGTTGCGTTtttggggcatgtgatttctgaGGGTGGTGTAGCTGTTGACCcaaagaaagtagaggcgattaaagattggcctcgcccgacgacgGTTGCtgagatccgcagttttcttggacttgcgggatattatcggcggttcgtggaggggtttgcaaagattactactccactaacgcgccttacacacAAAGGAGCTAAGTATATTTGGAGCGAAGAATGTGATCGTAGTTTTCAGGAGTTGAAAGAAAGGTTGACTTTGACTCCTATTCTTGCCTTGCCGAGTTCGGGGGAGAGttttgtggtttatagtgatgcttcctacagTGGACTTGGGTGTGTACTTATGTAG
- the LOC109719883 gene encoding uncharacterized protein LOC109719883 — MAIPTRPLLLHPNAPLLPPTPQLRHHLSAAASTAPLRRRCISPHLPFPSTPLSLRPAIKHLPRTQTRASSSSPSPNFQTLTLTLPPPFSPLSLPVPSPLTIFKCSLLLSLSLFAIKRSVSLLLSPFFWTYFSLSWIFWPWILALALAAVGLFALRRCSLGSASALDQLAVVTAASAWLTLVPPAHFNGFLEGWPLALFLVYHYFFFFEPSVRRRLYGDLYPRVHDPKWDVRMPPHLQVGFAALVMIGHWLAAYEGPELHLVPGGWANLGIWVLIFMVLFMRYHSVLYLAKYSEKVAVPTAVVQFGPYRWVRHPIYASTMLLFAVHCITLRAPLSLLFLVAVCLLYYGWKADAEEALMVENFGERYTEYMNKVRYKLIPLLY; from the coding sequence ATGGCGATCCCCActcgccccctcctcctccaccccaACGCTCCTCTTCTCCCACCAACTCCTCAACTCCGCCACCACCTCTCCGCTGCCGCCTCCACCGCCCCTCTCCGGCGCCGCTGCATCTCCCCCCACCTCCCCTTCCCttccacccctctctctcttcgccCCGCCATCAAACACCTCCCGCGCACCCAAACCcgagcctcctcctcctccccctctcccaatttccaaaccctaaccctaaccctaccccCACCCTTCTCCCCGCTCTCACTCCCCGTCCCCTCCCCTCTCACCATCTTCAAGTgctcccttctcctctctctctccctcttcgcCATTAAGCGCTccgtctccctcctcctcaGCCCCTTCTTCTGGACCTACTTCAGCCTCTCCTGGATCTTCTGGCCATGgatcctcgccctcgccctcgccgccgtcGGCCTCTTCGCCCTCCGCAGGTGCTCCCTCGGCTCCGCCTCCGCCCTCGACCAGCTCGCCGTTGTCACCGCCGCCTCCGCATGGCTCACTCTCGTCCCCCCGGCGCACTTTAATGGCTTCCTCGAAGGTTGGCCCCTCGCCCTTTTCCTCGTCTACcactacttcttcttcttcgagcCCTCCGTTCGCAGGCGCCTCTACGGCGACCTGTACCCCCGCGTTCACGATCCCAAGTGGGATGTCCGCATGCCGCCGCACCTCCAGGTCGGATTCGCCGCCCTCGTGATGATCGGGCACTGGCTCGCGGCATACGAGGGGCCGGAACTGCACCTGGTTCCGGGGGGTTGGGCCAATTTGGGGATATGGGTGTTGATCTTCATGGTGCTCTTCATGCGGTACCACTCGGTGCTCTACCTCGCAAAGTACTCCGAGAAGGTGGCGGTGCCCACGGCAGTGGTGCAGTTCGGCCCCTACCGGTGGGTGCGGCATCCGATCTACGCGTCGACGATGCTTCTATTTGCTGTTCACTGTATTACTCTGCGGGCTCCGCTTAGCTTGCTGTTCCTTGTTGCTGTGTGCTTGCTTTACTATGGGTGGAAGGCGGATGCGGAGGAGGCTCTCATGGTGGAGAACTTTGGGGAGAGGTACACAGAGTATATGAACAAGGTCAGGTATAAGCTGATTCCTTTATTGTACTAA